A window of the Candidatus Atribacteria bacterium ADurb.Bin276 genome harbors these coding sequences:
- a CDS encoding Rubrerythrin, which produces MTDLTVFELALQNKNDIYKFYLEKSNQLLNLLSKEIFKKIIEDESFHLQRIQEGYEQIKKGELFTNGSREGLRKSSRECFDSIFSEIVQDQTQSSSLLLTEIEIIDQAMALETSIHRFFVTIEKEIDDQKIKDFLSFLAGEEYRHFNLLFNTREYLNGLQELFPQCSQD; this is translated from the coding sequence TTGACTGATTTAACCGTTTTTGAGTTAGCACTTCAAAATAAAAATGACATTTATAAATTTTATCTTGAGAAATCAAATCAGCTTCTGAATTTGTTGAGTAAAGAAATTTTTAAGAAAATAATTGAAGATGAATCTTTTCACTTACAAAGGATTCAAGAAGGGTATGAACAAATCAAAAAGGGAGAATTATTTACCAATGGTTCTCGAGAAGGTTTACGGAAATCTTCTCGAGAGTGTTTTGATTCGATCTTCTCTGAAATAGTTCAAGATCAAACCCAATCTTCATCGCTCCTGTTAACCGAAATTGAAATTATCGATCAAGCTATGGCATTGGAAACCAGTATTCATCGATTTTTTGTTACTATTGAAAAAGAAATTGATGATCAAAAAATTAAAGATTTTTTGTCTTTTTTAGCCGGTGAAGAGTACCGTCACTTCAATTTACTTTTTAATACCAGGGAGTATTTAAACGGTTTACAAGAACTTTTTCCCCAGTGTTCTCAAGATTGA